CTCCGCGGCCTTCGAGGCGACGGGCGAGGGTTCGGCCCACGTTCCCGGCGCCGATGATGATCACACGCATGGGTATCACGTCGAGGAATTCGGCGATCTGTCTGGCGAGTCCGGCTTCGAGCGCGACCGTCAGGAAGATGACGAGAAAGACGGTTCCGACGAGGATGCTCGCGGCCTCGGGCATCCCTTCGGCCCGGAACTCGACGGCGAAAAGCGTCGCGACCGAGGCGGGGATGATCCCGCGCGGGCCGACGAAACTCATGAACAGTCGCTCCTCCTGGGTGAAGCGGTCACCCCGGGTGCTGACGAACACGAGCAACGGTCGCAGTACGAGCGCGACGACGGCGGCGACGATCAGGCCGCCCAGGCCCAGGCCGAGCAGATACTCGAACTGGAGCAGGGCCGCGAGCGCGATGAAGACGAAGGAGAGGACGATCAGCGTCACGTCGCCTTTGAAATCCGTGATCTCGTCCTCGTAGGGGACGTCCGCGTTGCCGAGCAGGATGCCCGCGGTGGCGACGGCGGCGATGCCGGCTTCCGTGGCCACCGCGTCGGCGGCTCCGTAGGCGACGAGCGCCCCGCCGAGGACGAGCAGTCTGGCGTTCTGCGGGGCGTTCCCCGGCGAGAGGTCGACGTAGCGGAGCGCGTAGAAGACGACGGCCGCGACGGCGAGACCGACGACGATGCCCGTCCCGAGTCGCTCGGTGAAGAGCGCGAACAGTTCGCCCGGCGCGCGCACGTCCTGGATGATCGCCTCGAAGATGACGACCGCGAGGATGGCCGCCGTCACGTCGTTGACGATGCCCTCGGTTTCGAGGGCGGCACCGACCCGGTTCCGGACCGGGACGACTTCGAGAATCGGCGTGATCACGGTCGGACCGGTGGCGACCAACAACGCACCGATCAGCGCGGCGACGGCCCATCCCGTCCCGAGGGCGTAGTGGACGACGGCGGTCGTTCCGACGAAGGCGATGGCCGCCCCGACGGTCACGAGTTTGACCGTCGCCGTCGGCGCTTGGCGGAGCCGGTCGATCCGCAGGTGGAAGGCCCCCTCGAAGACGATGATCGCTACCGAGAGGCCGACGATGGCCGAGAGCGCGTTCCCGAAGGAGTCGGGACCGACGACGCCGAGCACTTCCGGACCGAGGATGACGCCAGAGGCGAGCAGGAAGACGACGCTCGGGATCTGGAATCGGTCGGAGAGGATCTGGGCGACGACGCCCACTCCGATCAGGGCTGCGACCAGCGTGATGAGATTCCCGCCGCCGGCGGCCACTCAATCCACCTCCATGTGTGCGCGACGAGGAGGGCGACACCGATAAAAGCAGCCTTTTCGCCCCCCCGGCGTCCGCCGAAAAATCG
This window of the Haloplanus rubicundus genome carries:
- a CDS encoding cation:proton antiporter domain-containing protein, producing MAAGGGNLITLVAALIGVGVVAQILSDRFQIPSVVFLLASGVILGPEVLGVVGPDSFGNALSAIVGLSVAIIVFEGAFHLRIDRLRQAPTATVKLVTVGAAIAFVGTTAVVHYALGTGWAVAALIGALLVATGPTVITPILEVVPVRNRVGAALETEGIVNDVTAAILAVVIFEAIIQDVRAPGELFALFTERLGTGIVVGLAVAAVVFYALRYVDLSPGNAPQNARLLVLGGALVAYGAADAVATEAGIAAVATAGILLGNADVPYEDEITDFKGDVTLIVLSFVFIALAALLQFEYLLGLGLGGLIVAAVVALVLRPLLVFVSTRGDRFTQEERLFMSFVGPRGIIPASVATLFAVEFRAEGMPEAASILVGTVFLVIFLTVALEAGLARQIAEFLDVIPMRVIIIGAGNVGRTLARRLEGRGENVVLIERDVNNVEQARNAGLTVHHGDGTDTEVLRSAGAENAKIVATTTGDDDVNLLVAQLAESKFAPEMILARVNNPDNVDAFEDLGVRAISSVDATAMAFDDYIERPSLVNWMSEMGHEGEVQEIEVTSDELVGKSISEIGPKLPPRCLIALVSRNGQTIVPDGSCTLEHGDRITFIGDNESVAEALDFAHPEKN